aattttcacaggtttgttattttatgcttatgttgaaatgcacaaactgtgaaggctagtctttgacaaccaccaatagtgtccactccctttaagGGGTGAGTGTGACATTGTAGATAATGTTTGCCGCGTCCGGACAAAAGAAGATGTTTATCCCAACTTTTACAGTGTACATCATTCGATTAAAGTTCAAGAATTTCATGTCCTTCGTATGCAGTATGTTTCTCCCAAGAGACTCAAACATCTTAATTGTTTTCAGTCATAAAatgaccacacaaaaaaacacgtAGTGTAAATGGTGAGATTCTCTTTGCAAGTCTCTTTCTTTAAAGTGACAGTGGTTTTTCAGCTGCTAAATATTGCTGCAGTTCGTTTTAAAATCCTAACTCTTGTTTTCACAATGAAATTTCCCATGAATTTGTTTCAGTATTTCAGAATGCCACCATTGACCCCCTTGAATTGGCCACCATCTCAGATGAAACATGCACGCATGAAATGGTATCGCTGGCTCAGAGGTGCGCAGTGCGTACACGTGTAAatctttccattgttttacatcaaagatggtggtcaatgacgtcatgcgcAGTCCATCTATACCTAATTATAACTAGAAACTACGGCACATGACGGTCATTGTCTGTGTTATATAGGCTAATAGATTGGTTTAATGAGCTGGACACAAAGCCTTATccgcaaaataacaaacaaacactgtaAACATACATCTAAATAGGATGCACGACATTCAAACAGACATTGATTTAAAGTAACAGGAATTGATGAACAGTGACTGGTTCTTTGGCCATAATCCAGCATTTTCCAAAAGTGACAAAGGACATTGACATTAAGATGTGTTGTTGTTCCAATAGGTCAAGGAACATGTCGACACTTCCTTCTACATGAACTTAACATTTCGTTCACAACCACAGAGGAAATCTAAATTAACTCTAAACCTTTACAGTTTTGATATTAAATCAACGAATGGAAACATTCCAAGGACAGGGAAAGATCGTTGAGATGCAGTGGCGGATTGTATAAAAGTTGCATCTACATCCTGAAGCAACTGTTTGACGTCTACTGTGAATcaattgttaaagccattgaacactttcggtaaacagtattgtccaaaggccaacacttcgtgtatcacaacttctatacaaaataacaaacctatgaaaatttaggctcaatcggtcatcggagtcgggagaaaataatggaccATCCCACCCAATTTTTTCCGCACGTTTATGACATGTGCTttaaacaaatccgtaattctcgctatcgagaattgataattgttttaatgttttctcaaaaaataaagcatttcatggaataatatttcaggagaagtctttcaccatgaccttctgtaaaccctgtaagttatttgtaaatctgtaaacttgtttttattgttttctgttccgaaagtgtatattgGCTTTAAAGGGGGATCTGGGACCTACTCACTGAAAAAAGGGACGCGAAAACAATGGACTATACAAAATATTACTTTTGAAACAGTCTGACAAGGGTAAGCATATGTCTTTATAATGCGAACATTATCAATTCAACTGTTGAATCCCTCTTTAACCTATTAAAAAAGTTTCAGCATGTGCTGACATCAAACACCGAGGCATGACAACCATACATGTCCCTCGCCACAGGGTTTAACCGTAATGAATCGAGGAAAAACAGGAActctgtgcaagtctcgcgcgtattacAACATCCGGGACCAAGAGTTTAAAGTACGTGCGCGCGCCACTGTTCCGTCGGATAGTTTTACTTTAGTTTGTGGCTATTAAAACTATACATATTGCTGGGAATGGAAATTTTTACGATTAAATAAGtgaaagtaaaataaagcaTACAAACAATGAAGAAAGCCGAGAATAATCACTTAACTTCCGTTTCCGGTTACGTGTAAACACGGGTTAGAAGTTTTGCCCAATGAGGTACGGGTTCAACTTAGTTTTAGGTGATTGATCACACACATCCTGGCGTGATTGGCAACTATGGGTTCCTCAATTATGCATCCTAGtcaaaaagttttacatttgtttcaatgttaatttgaacaaattacttcttacaaaatggattttttttatagagaagATTTAATTTCACCGAAAAATATAGTATTTTTTCCAGTAGTTTTGTCATTGTCAAATAATGCGAGACTTGCACAAACGATTCAATTGTACTTTCTATTCTTAATTCCATCTGGAGCCGAGTCTAGAAGGCGTCGTAATAGAGGGAAGTGTTCAgattattatgtttttaaacGATCAAGTATTACAACAACTACGTAAGAGGCCGTTTGAATTTCGCCTGTTATAGGCCTACTCTATGTCTCCAAATGTGTAcattgaaaacaacaaacaagacGTATTCAATCAAAAGATGTCAGTTACCGGGTCAGCCTGGCCTAGACTCTGGCCCCGGAATCCGGATTAATTCTACCAGTAAGTTGTTAGAGTGTACcacaaacacatttttacaaaataatatagtattgtctggagaaaacaaaataattagccatcacaacaaaaaattaacaactgAGCGTAATTGATTTAGGCACCTGTCTCATAGTAACGATCTTGAATTGACTGCTATGGTGACAATGCTTTTCGTGATTACTGATAtagattttattttgagaaaccaCACAAACAACTGCGTGTAGGAAATGAGTCGATCCTGGTTGGGCGTTTATTTTTACCCTCGAATAAGGTACCTTAATCTTCAGATCCATATCAATACTAAAAGTTTAACATTTCAACGGCAAACTGTTTCTGGTATCTGTTTGAAAAGTTATTGGGAATAATTTCCACAAGGAGAGGGCATGCCAGTCattgcacacacaaaacaagtcTCGGCGGTTAGTTTGTAAGTGTTGTGTGTAAGCCAACAATAAATGAATCAATGAACTTCCAGCCTGAAAGGTTTTACCACATGCAGTCTACATGTGACCTTTCACCGTGTGACTCTCTTGTTTTGTGTGTAGATTATTTACATACAGTTTTATTTTGctctttttgtattttgtggTGCGTTTTATAGCAGTCCACTTGTAagagattttattttaaaaaaaatctaaattattagtaattaaaaaataaatttgctcCATCATTCTTGGAGTAGCGCATACTTCAGGTAATTGAGGAAATGTACTTAACCAATTTTCCTGTTTTTAAGTTATTAGAACGGAGATAGCCACAGCTTGTCAAACGCACGAGCAAGCCGACAGCTGATGAGTCCATGTTCTGGTTAACTttcttaaatttgcatctgaCACCTTTGGGGATActtgccggggggggggggcaattttaAAGCTATAAATGACTTTTTACATCGTAAAGATGCTCTCAGATAAGATAACACGCAATTTTTATATGAGACGTTAACATTCAAGatggttcaattcaattcaattcaaaatgtcATGGCACAAACGCCACAAAGGGATTTAGACAAACTTTTTGTACTATAAGAAGAATTTGCCTAAATACAAAAGATTTCTAAAACTTTCTCAGCATAAACAGACCTACTTTTATCAGAGCACACAGTAAATAGTTCCGGCTGAGATATCATGTTTTGCAACAATGCCTATCAGTCTGGTAGTAATTAGGGTTGATGGACAATGAGGAACGCGTGCTAGTGCACTCGCTAAGGCGGTCCCTACATCCCCCTTCTACAGACACAGTCTCAGTTTACGTCCGTTTCGTGGATTCTGTAAGCATGGATATCTATAAGCGTCTATATAAGCTAGGGTTCATATTAATAAACTTCATTTGACCTAACTGTCGTCTCATAATGATGTGACTCATTCCCACGACTCGATTTATCATTCTCCAGATTACCACTCGTTTCCTCCCAGTATaacgtgcataaaataaaccacaTAGGGACACCTCAATGGATGCcttaaatttgcatatttagCGACTATCCCTATACCCCTTCCACAAGAAACGTTTTTTCAAGGGTTGTTAAAGGGCACTTGGATTTGCGTGGTCTTAATCATATCCTGGACTTTAAGGGACCTTCAACGTCTTGAGTATAATTCAGAGGTTTTCAGAATAGCGTGACGATATAATCACCCGTAGCGCCCCCTGTTGGTCATCTGCTCTGTCCACTAAAACATCGACGTCCAGTGTTTTATTAGTCAAAGCTTGGTCTCTTAATTAGGTAGTAGGTGCAGGTGACCGAAACACGTCATGTACATAGGTCCCTTAGAATTAAGAATTCTATTTTCATCCCCCACGTTTTTGCGCATGCGAGACACGTTTCCGGTTGAGCTAGAGTGAAGCCCTAGCGTGATGTCCCCGTGATCCAGGGCAGGGGAGGGGGAAGTGCAAGGGTATATAAACCCGATGCGGGCGAACGTCTTCATGTTGTTGTTCTTTCACGGCGTTTGGATTTTTGCGGGGGAGCGACTGGGAAGTTTTGAGGAGGTGCCAACCATCTAGTTAAGTCATGGATACTCTAATGCAACTGTGTGGATTATGTTTACTTTTGATTATTCCAGTTGTCCGTAAGtagtttatttgattttaatcAGTTTGATTTAATGAGCatacaaagtaaaaacaaactcGGGAAAGGAACAAGTTTGGCCGAAGTATTTGCGTATCTTTACATCACAGATTTTAAGACGCCATCTTTAGATTCAAAAGCCAACTTAAATTGGCATAACCGACAGATTGTGCAAGTGTTATGTTTATTCTCATATGAAACCGTAAATGGGTACTAACAGGGTTTGTTAATTTTAATGTATAGTAAAAATTTAGCCATAAACAAGGCATCACCTCTCACCAAAAAAAGGGCAAATTTTACATGACTTTCTTGGGAGAAAAATATCACTTATTCACGAGCAATCACTTTACCAAGGAATGTGAATGTGACTGTGGTTTAACACCAGACGATGCAGCACTTATATCACACACTCAAGTTTAATAGTGGCATCGTTGTCACTCGTCAGACTGGGGACCCAGCCGACAACATGGCTGAGACACCTTTGAGAGATTGGTATGGCATACGACACGCATCATTACCACCCTTTCCAATCTTTtaacttttagtttttaaacaaattctaaatctttcGCATGGTGAAATTACATTTTAAGTACGTCTTGTGTGTATGGTCGTGATGAAAGTTTCTTTTGAAAGGAGTGCAGACACCGAGAAGAGTGCAGACACCGAGAAGAGCTACACGAGTTGAAAccgacggttcttttcagaaccaccccaactcattagagatagtcattacatggtgttacctctcTATATAAAGAGCTACTTTGTTTGCAACGTTTGTCTGGCTTGCTGCAGACATCTtgattaacttttacttttgctttgttttgaacTTCAGATACAGTACCATGGGGCTACCCTCAAACAAAACCTGGTGAGTACAGCcaaaatatcttgcttaatCCAACTTTTAAGCAACTCCTAATACTAACAATGCCACAATATGCTCATCTGTGTTCAAGACAAAGGAACCTGGTTAGTCTAATCAGTGACGGAAATTAAATGAATCGCCACAAAGGCTGCAGCGATAACTCTTTATCGAGTTAACGAGTTGATGCTATCTAATCCGAGTCCATAAAATGATGAATCATCTGAAATTATGCAACAATTCAACACAGCCACGCCTGTTGAATTAGTCATTTATTTATAATGGTATCCCACAGGTAATTTCTAGTATCAAATATTATCATTGTCTGGTTCCAGTTTGATACAAAGTTTACAACAAATCAGTACAAGATTTCCTGAACAGCGTTTATGCCAAGAAAAGGTGATCGAGGTTTATTCCAAAAGCTTATCAATTACCACAATTCCTGAGGCAAACAGGTGTTGAGAAAAAGGTGAGACTGCCACGTCCATTTCAGCCTACCACACCCAGATTGAGAAATCAACTAATTGATTCAGGGTCCATTGTTTTAAACATCTAGACTCCTTGCTTTGGGAACCATCAATGacgcaaaacaaagaaaacgtATACGCGCGTACGCGCCACGCACAACTCTCGTCCAATGACGAATGGGCGCTGTTTAGGCTTGTATATGCACGGGCCAATAttggctgccatctttgatgaaacgtgcacgcgtaaaaggctatcattggctgataCTGTGTGCGCAGTGCGTAAATGCCTATCTATTATGAGGTTTGATGTCGAAACTGAGGTTCGAACTACCGAAACTTCGCGATATCTCAAGAATCTAGGACACAAAAGTATCTACCATCTCATTATTTAAACCACCTTGACTTTACAGGTACGGACTACTGGCCTAAGATATATCCCATGTATTGTGCTGGTTTGAGCCAATCACCGATCGACATAAGGTCGACTGCTGCTATCAAAATGGAACCCGTCTCGTTTGATTTGCTTGGATTTGGAGCCCAACTCCCGAGAAATGCTAATATTGTTGTGCAGAACAGTGGCCTCAGCGGTGAGAAATAATTAGTTAGACTTTAgtcttattttaatttgttatctGCAAGAGGTTCGCTTTGGGCTAATCCTAGACTTGACCTAAGTCcaaatcccgtgccatcgctcAGCATTCCCCCAAACCTGTTCCGCACGGGACCACTAATAGCTATATGGACCTCTCGctcgagaacgggacttgaatcaagtctaggctAATTCTGGCTCTACCACAATTATTGAGCTGTCTTTTCAAACTAAAAACTTTTCGAGAGCCTACAATCTAGTCTGATTTTGAAGAACATAActcttaaaaaatatattaggtgatgttaaaatttgcattgggtaaaaataatatttgggtTTAACCAATCTACCCAAAGATGCTCAGCACCGCGCCGCGATTCAGGTgaaggttattttttttttatttttttttttaataaactcaCAATAATCTGCATGGAGACATAATATGCAGGGACACTGTTAACATTTAGTTTAAGCACAGAAATATACTTTAGTAGTTACTGTAACAGTAAGAAGCAGTTTTAACTATTATTTCAGAAAACCGTACTACAGTTAGTGAAGCAAGTCGCGTTCATACTTTCAATGCCGAAATTGGGCAAGTTGAATGAGCGTCAATGTACTacaagaaataaatacaatGGCTGCCTAACAGTAATCTAATTAAGAAAACCAAAAAGATTACAGATTATTGTCTTACCTTTCACAGCTCAAGTAAAGCTCAAGGGTGATTACTTTGTGAGTGGGGGCGGGCTCCCTGGTGCACAATACAAAGCTGCAAGTATTCACTTCCATTGGGGCAGTACCAACGACAGAGGATCCGAACACACCGTGGATGGACGCCAAGCTCCTGCAGAGGTAATAATATGTAAAATGTTTAATCATGGGAAAGTACATCAATGTTTCTAGAAATTATTGACCTTCACTTTTGAGGAAATACATAACTCAAACAACATGTGGGGAAAGTCTTCAAATTAGGTTGACAGCACTCttgggtgttaaaatttacaccatGGGTCCTGGTATTGTCAAATGATACAGACAAAtactcaaaatgtacacagAGGGTGTTAAAACAACACTAATTCATCATCATGAGATAACACCCAACTACAGAAATATGATATTTTTCGCTCTTTGTTTTTCTCCTGTACTCAGACTTATTTGATTTAACCGTGTCCGGTTTTGAAGCTATCGACTGACGCTTAGGATTTAGTGTTTTACAAGTTGGCAATCCTAAAGTATATCACTAGTCAATGCTCTTACCGCTGGATTATGCGTCAATAACCAATGACTTTAGAGATTTCCCGGATTTCCACGACCTTGACAGACACTTAAACATAAATCGGAAAGATTCTCGGCATTTCCGTCGTCCACTACTTCAGACATTACATTAACATGTGCTTatgaaaactattttgttgacattattttgaATCATTTACTCCTAGATGCACATCGTGACTCATGACGTAAGATTTGCAACAGTTAGCGAGGCAGCTTATAAAGTGGACGGGTTGGCAGTTCTTGGATTCTTCATCGAGGTAAACCCATTAAAATCATTACTGCTATGGATCTTATGCACTGACGTCATCTCGTCGCCATCTTGAGCAACGCGAGGCTCACGCGAAGAGCCATTGAGTTACCTCACCCTGCAGTGACGTCACGTGCATAAGATTTACATAATAGGTACGGAGGCCTAGCATAACTGCATACAATTTCTTGTTCTACTTTTAGGTTTGCATTTGATATCGGCAGTTTCAAGACAGATCGCAGCGCACTGTCCTAAAACTTGTTTTAGTCTTTCAGTATTTGTCCTGAGTTCTGAAGTATCCTTTATTGATATTGGTCTTCAATGTCTAAGTGCTCTCTAAAACCTTCAAGTACAGTTTTATGTCAAGATGACAAATTGAGGACAAAACTAGCTATAAACACaacaatgcttaccagaaaaaataaattaacagcTGAAATACCATTTCACGTGAAGCATCTGTGGCTGTGGTATCCTGCTTATAGAGGCTAAATtttaaagaagtattttcttGATAGGGCCAAACCTCACAAACATCCTTATCAGGTACATCAGCTAGAGCCGCTAATTTAGAAGCGgcattataatttattttaagacATTCACCGTCTCTATGCAATTTGACTCCTATGGCTGGCTGtaagagcatggaggaagaaagtctaagtttcttcctccatggtaagagGCAGACAGTAAAGCGTGTGACGTCAAGGCGAGAGGTATTTTTAAAGAGTTGTTTTTCAACTTTATGTGTCTGCTGACTTTTTCTGTCTGCACATCACTTCCGGACAAATCCATTCCGGTGTTTGGGCGTTACCGGCTCTGTCACCGCCCAACTCGCATGGTAGTTTAAGCCATGTGACAATGCTCTAGAGGGACAGATTGacattgttaagtttttttttttaatagatgataaaacaaaaagtatcgGATGTGTCTTGCCACAAAACATTTAATCAATAATTTCCTCTGTTAAGTTGGGTTATTTTTTACATCATAATTTTCAAGTTAACAGATATTAGTTTATGGTT
Above is a genomic segment from Asterias rubens chromosome 5, eAstRub1.3, whole genome shotgun sequence containing:
- the LOC117290532 gene encoding carbonic anhydrase-like: MDTLMQLCGLCLLLIIPVVHTVPWGYPQTKPGTDYWPKIYPMYCAGLSQSPIDIRSTAAIKMEPVSFDLLGFGAQLPRNANIVVQNSGLSAQVKLKGDYFVSGGGLPGAQYKAASIHFHWGSTNDRGSEHTVDGRQAPAEMHIVTHDVRFATVSEAAYKVDGLAVLGFFIEIQAQPNPGFQALVDALGKLKYNGDTFTLPAPFALSDLLPNTNIMMPYFRYRGSLTTPTCNEVVVWTVFKMPIRLSQAQLNVFRRLLETSAGAPVERPLVDNWRPTQPLNGRLVYHSAGVLRSN